In the Xiamenia xianingshaonis genome, one interval contains:
- the aroB gene encoding 3-dehydroquinate synthase, with product MPATKVIVNVPGEQPYDVRIGNGVLGAFGAALKTTPGLENVSRYLVLSDSNVAPLYLKACKEALAAADLKSCDISVPAGEDSKSIAVAEEIWEAMAQLGLGRDAAVIALGGGVVGDLAGFVGSTFMRGVPIVQAPTTLLSMVDSSVGGKTGVNLRAGKNLVGTFTQPRYVCADTSTLATLDEREWACGCGEIAKSAVIDSDDFFFWLVEHANDLAKRETSVVEEAIARCVVFKAGVVAADKTESRGVRECLNYGHTLGHAIEKLSGYGTFSHGAAVAEGMRFAARLGAALVGTPIELVETQDDLLDTLGLPALAWHAAPDTMLDAMKRDKKTRGGQVRFVVPNDVGVREIVNVADDVILEHLEAWALSKEGR from the coding sequence GTGCCTGCCACCAAAGTGATCGTCAACGTTCCCGGCGAGCAACCCTACGACGTGCGCATCGGAAACGGCGTGCTCGGCGCGTTCGGCGCGGCGCTGAAAACGACGCCGGGACTGGAAAACGTCAGCCGCTACCTGGTGCTTTCCGATTCCAACGTAGCTCCGCTGTACTTGAAGGCGTGCAAGGAAGCGCTTGCGGCGGCAGATCTGAAAAGCTGCGACATATCGGTGCCCGCCGGAGAGGACTCCAAGTCGATCGCCGTTGCGGAAGAGATTTGGGAGGCCATGGCGCAGCTGGGGCTCGGAAGAGATGCCGCCGTCATCGCTTTGGGCGGCGGCGTCGTCGGCGACCTGGCCGGATTCGTCGGCTCGACCTTCATGCGCGGCGTCCCCATCGTGCAAGCGCCCACGACGCTGCTGTCCATGGTCGACTCTTCCGTCGGCGGCAAAACGGGCGTCAACCTGCGGGCGGGCAAAAACCTCGTCGGCACGTTCACGCAGCCGCGATACGTGTGCGCCGACACGTCCACGCTTGCGACCCTTGACGAGCGCGAATGGGCCTGCGGATGCGGGGAGATCGCGAAATCGGCGGTCATCGATTCGGACGATTTCTTCTTTTGGCTTGTCGAGCACGCGAATGACCTGGCAAAACGCGAAACGTCGGTCGTCGAAGAGGCCATTGCGCGCTGCGTGGTGTTCAAAGCCGGCGTCGTGGCGGCCGACAAGACCGAAAGCCGCGGCGTGCGAGAATGCCTGAACTACGGGCACACGCTGGGGCACGCGATCGAGAAGCTTTCGGGCTACGGAACGTTCTCGCACGGAGCCGCCGTGGCCGAGGGAATGCGGTTTGCCGCCCGATTGGGGGCGGCGCTCGTCGGCACGCCGATCGAGCTGGTGGAGACGCAGGACGACCTGCTTGACACGCTCGGACTTCCCGCGCTTGCCTGGCACGCCGCGCCCGACACGATGCTCGACGCCATGAAGCGCGACAAGAAGACCCGCGGCGGACAGGTCCGCTTCGTCGTGCCGAACGACGTCGGCGTTCGGGAGATCGTCAACGTCGCCGACGACGTCATCCTGGAGCATCTGGAAGCCTGGGCGCTGTCGAAGGAGGGGCGCTAG
- a CDS encoding shikimate kinase yields the protein MTSANAKPAPLTQPEPRTAAALSRPVFFIGFMGAGKTSVSRKLARKLGLGAIDMDTYLERREGRRVKDIFAEVGEDGFRDIETDVLRELAAKDPLLVSCGGGIVKMLRNRVILRESGFVVHLRVGVDEAASRISDKSTRPLFQNLDDARALAEERAPLYDDVADATVDTAGKTVNAIAYEVKRLLEKEGILCLPPK from the coding sequence ATGACCAGCGCAAACGCCAAACCGGCGCCCCTTACGCAGCCAGAACCGCGCACCGCCGCCGCCCTTTCGCGCCCCGTGTTCTTCATCGGGTTCATGGGCGCGGGGAAGACGTCGGTCTCGCGCAAGCTCGCCCGCAAGCTGGGGCTGGGCGCCATCGACATGGACACGTACCTCGAGCGCCGCGAGGGCCGGCGCGTCAAAGATATTTTCGCCGAAGTCGGCGAAGACGGGTTCCGCGACATCGAGACCGACGTGCTGCGCGAGCTGGCCGCCAAAGACCCGCTGCTCGTCTCGTGCGGGGGCGGCATCGTCAAAATGTTGCGCAATCGGGTCATCCTTCGCGAAAGCGGCTTCGTCGTGCATCTTCGGGTAGGCGTCGACGAAGCGGCCTCGCGCATCAGCGACAAGTCGACGCGCCCCCTTTTCCAAAACCTCGACGACGCCCGCGCGCTTGCCGAAGAGCGGGCGCCCCTCTACGACGACGTGGCCGACGCGACCGTCGACACGGCGGGAAAAACCGTCAACGCCATTGCCTACGAAGTGAAACGCCTGCTAGAGAAGGAGGGCATCCTGTGCCTGCCACCAAAGTGA
- the aroC gene encoding chorismate synthase, whose amino-acid sequence MRYVTAGESHGPCLTAIVSDVPAGIKISEANLNADMARRQAGYGRGDRMIIEKDTARITGGVRFGRTLGSPVSFVVENRDWRNWTDRMAVFDAPPADLQREVTPRPGHADLVGVMKTNSDDCRDILERASARETAARVAASGIPREFLAELGVEITSYVISIGPAAMRNADLAKAASYSPLSIESSPVRCPDEEAAEAMMRAIDRAKSQGESLGGVFRVVVTGLVPGLGGYEQANSRLTSRLGGALFSIPAMKGVEFGLGFEAARRPGSEVHDPIVLEGGAFARTSNNAGGLEGGMTTGAPLVITVAMKPIPTLMTPLGTVNLDTLEPVEASKERSDTCAVPAAAVVAESEVAFVLADAYQEKFGGDAMADIKASLAAYRERLRTISR is encoded by the coding sequence ATGCGCTACGTTACTGCAGGAGAAAGCCACGGTCCGTGCCTGACGGCCATCGTGAGCGACGTTCCTGCCGGCATCAAGATTTCCGAGGCAAACCTCAACGCCGACATGGCCCGCCGCCAAGCCGGCTACGGGCGCGGCGACCGCATGATCATCGAAAAGGACACGGCCCGCATCACCGGCGGCGTGCGCTTCGGCCGCACGCTCGGCAGCCCTGTTTCGTTCGTCGTCGAGAACCGCGACTGGCGAAACTGGACCGACCGCATGGCCGTCTTCGACGCGCCCCCCGCCGACCTGCAACGCGAAGTGACCCCCCGACCCGGCCACGCCGACCTGGTCGGCGTCATGAAGACGAACTCCGACGACTGCCGCGACATCCTTGAACGGGCAAGCGCCCGCGAAACCGCCGCCCGCGTCGCCGCTTCGGGCATCCCGCGCGAATTCCTCGCCGAGCTCGGCGTCGAAATCACGTCCTACGTCATCTCCATCGGCCCGGCGGCCATGCGCAACGCCGATCTCGCGAAAGCCGCAAGCTATTCGCCCCTTTCCATCGAAAGCAGCCCCGTGCGCTGCCCCGACGAAGAGGCCGCCGAAGCGATGATGCGCGCCATCGACCGCGCCAAAAGCCAGGGCGAAAGCCTCGGAGGCGTCTTCCGCGTCGTCGTCACCGGGCTCGTTCCCGGCCTTGGCGGCTACGAGCAGGCGAATTCCCGCCTCACGTCGCGCCTCGGAGGCGCCCTCTTCTCCATCCCCGCCATGAAAGGCGTCGAGTTCGGGCTAGGATTCGAGGCCGCCCGCCGCCCCGGCTCGGAAGTCCATGACCCCATCGTGCTCGAAGGCGGCGCCTTCGCCCGGACGTCGAACAACGCCGGCGGACTTGAAGGCGGCATGACGACCGGCGCCCCGCTCGTCATCACGGTTGCGATGAAGCCGATCCCGACGCTCATGACGCCGCTTGGCACCGTGAACCTCGATACGCTCGAGCCGGTTGAGGCGTCCAAGGAGCGCAGCGACACATGCGCCGTCCCTGCTGCCGCCGTCGTCGCCGAAAGCGAGGTCGCCTTCGTTCTGGCTGACGCCTACCAGGAGAAGTTCGGCGGCGACGCCATGGCCGACATCAAGGCATCGCTGGCCGCATACCGCGAACGACTCAGGACGATAAGCCGATGA